The Candidatus Pantoea soli genome window below encodes:
- the rpoN gene encoding RNA polymerase factor sigma-54, with the protein MKQGLQLRLSQQLAMTPQLQQAIRLLQLSTLELQQELQLALESNPLLEQTDLHEEVDAREFQESEALDTREALEQKEMPDELPLDATWDEIYTAGTPSGTGTDYQDDELPVYQGETTQSLQDYLMWQVELTPFTDTDRAIATSIVDAIDTTGYLTVSVQDICDSIGDETLTLEEVEAVLKRVQRFDPVGVGARDLRDCLLVQLSQYAADTPMLAEARLIVSEHLDLLANHDFRSLMRVTRLKEDVLKEAMLLIQSLDPRPGQSVNTGEPEYVIPDVLVRKVGASWTVELNADSLPRLKINQHYAAMGGSARNDSDSQFIRSNLQEARWLIKSLESRNDTLLKVTRCIVEQQQAFFEQGEEYMRPMVLADIAQAVDMHESTISRVTTQKYLHSPRGIFELKYFFSSHVSTEGGGEASSTAIRALVKKLISAENPAKPLSDSKLTSMLSEQGIMVARRTVAKYRESLSIPPSNQRKQLV; encoded by the coding sequence ATGAAGCAAGGTTTGCAACTCAGGCTCAGCCAACAGCTGGCGATGACTCCCCAGTTGCAGCAGGCAATCCGCTTGCTGCAACTCTCTACGCTTGAACTCCAGCAGGAATTACAGCTGGCGCTGGAAAGCAATCCGCTGCTTGAACAAACCGATCTGCATGAAGAAGTTGATGCCCGTGAATTCCAGGAGAGCGAAGCGTTAGATACGCGCGAGGCACTTGAACAAAAAGAGATGCCCGACGAACTGCCGCTGGATGCCACCTGGGATGAAATTTACACCGCCGGCACCCCTTCCGGCACCGGCACCGATTACCAGGATGATGAGCTGCCGGTCTATCAGGGCGAAACCACTCAGAGCCTGCAGGATTACCTGATGTGGCAGGTAGAACTCACGCCCTTTACCGACACCGACCGCGCCATTGCCACCTCCATTGTTGATGCCATAGACACAACCGGCTACCTGACCGTCAGTGTGCAGGACATTTGTGACAGTATTGGTGATGAAACCTTAACGCTGGAAGAAGTGGAAGCGGTGCTGAAGCGCGTGCAGCGTTTCGACCCGGTCGGCGTAGGCGCGCGCGACCTGCGTGACTGCCTGCTGGTGCAGCTGTCACAATATGCCGCGGATACCCCAATGCTGGCAGAAGCGCGCCTGATTGTCAGTGAGCACCTGGATTTGCTGGCGAACCACGATTTCCGTAGCCTGATGCGCGTGACGCGTCTGAAAGAAGATGTGCTGAAAGAGGCGATGCTGCTGATTCAGTCGCTGGATCCGCGTCCCGGGCAATCCGTTAACACCGGTGAGCCGGAGTATGTGATCCCCGATGTCCTGGTGCGCAAAGTGGGTGCCAGCTGGACAGTAGAGCTGAATGCAGACAGCCTGCCGCGTCTGAAAATCAATCAGCACTATGCGGCGATGGGCGGCTCGGCGCGCAATGACAGCGACAGCCAGTTTATCCGCAGCAATTTACAGGAAGCCAGATGGCTGATTAAGAGCCTGGAGAGCCGTAACGACACGCTGCTGAAAGTGACACGCTGTATTGTCGAACAGCAGCAGGCGTTTTTTGAACAGGGCGAGGAGTACATGCGGCCGATGGTGCTGGCCGATATCGCCCAGGCCGTCGATATGCATGAATCCACCATTTCCCGTGTTACTACGCAAAAATATCTGCACAGCCCGCGCGGTATTTTTGAACTGAAATATTTTTTCTCCAGTCACGTCAGCACCGAAGGCGGTGGCGAAGCCTCGTCTACGGCGATCCGTGCGCTGGTGAAAAAATTGATCTCTGCGGAAAATCCCGCAAAACCCTTGAGCGACAGCAAACTCACCTCCATGTTATCTGAACAGGGCATCATGGTGGCGCGACGTACGGTTGCTAAGTACCGCGAGTCTTTATCTATACCGCCATCAAACCAGCGTAAGCAATTGGTTTGA